AGCAACACATTTCTTAGAACCctataagaaaatgaaaaaatatattaattccacaaatttagataaaaacattccatctttttcccaagaaaagaaaacataagaATGCAAGAAGTAAAGAGTGTGGTTAACTCACAAGTCGGTCAAGTTCTttaaatttcttatgaaatCAAGAGAGGAAGAACTCCCGTTGTATATATCGCCAATTCGCCTACATGATGTACGAGTATTAAAAACATGTCTATATGCGTAGATATATCAAACAAAGGAAGAGAGCCATTCGGTGGTAGGATTACTATCAGAAAAGCAAAATATCTCTACTTACAAAGAAGTCAATGAGGTTAGATTTCCTAAACTGGATGGTATTGGACCTTCAAAAGAGTTCCCTTGAAATCTCCTATATAAACATTGGGCTAGTCATATTGATGAAACATTTAAGCAAAGTCTTGATGTCTGATTCAAGGAGAACTTAAATGAAGATTAACCAAGATGTTTTGATGAATTACAATGCTGTAAGCTTTGTCAAGTTACCAAAAAAGTCTGGTATTTTGCCTGTGAAAGCATTATCAGACGCCCACCTGAAATTCAACACAGCTTATCACTCAATCTATGAGAGAGAAAGGGCAATTGGCAAGACCATGAGGGAGAAAAGGCAAGTCTTTCTTACACAGTTCGCAGGTCTTTAAGTTTAGCAAATGTTGAGGGGATCTCACCACTTAATGCACAACTGTTAATGTATCTGCCAAATTCATAAACCAATTGTTGTCATAATTTCAAGGGTGACTTGTAAAGACAATCATGTACACCCCCTACAAAGAACTAAAGAAAGTTAGAACTTACAGTTCTCCAAGTTCGGCTAAATTACCAAGTTCTGGAGGCAATTTTCCAAAGATATCATTATTACCCAAAGACCTGCATGATATTgttccaaataaaaaatttctttcaacAAGTGTTTGCTTAAAAATGGATTGTTTTATCCTTTATAATGGTGATAAAAAAATTCCATTGAGTGTTTCTTCAATTCTTACAGTAGGTATAGCTTCTTGAGATTTCCAAACTCCTTTGGAATAGTTCCAGAGAAATTATTATGAGCAAGTGATCTatacaaagtaaaataattaaataaataattcaaagaaatagGAATAGAATGATTTATTATTCTAGCATGTGGCAATTGTCTGTCATGTAAACAACAAAGTGGATTGGGAGGTGTTGATCcataaaacaattgaaatgcTTTTTATCATATCATAGTTAAGTACTCACAGTAAACCCAATCTAGACATATTTCCAATGAATGCTGGCAAAGGACCAGAGAAGAAGTTCCTATCCAGCTTCCTGTATCACCCAACAATACAAATGAGTTGCTGTCGAACTAAATACACGTTGTAACCATTTGTATTCATTtggtaaatattcaaaatgaatGTTAGCTTATGAAGATGTAATGTAAGGAGAAAATAGAGAGGAAAAAGTAAGATTATTCTTACAAGAAATCCAGATAAGGCAAATCCAAAAGTTCCTTTGGTAATACTCCACGCTTATCTAGTCCAAATACCCttctgagaaaaaaatttaaaacattagaCTACCAATAGGAGTACCCATTTCAACTTTTTCAATTGTTATACTATAATGGCTTAAAAATATTGCAGAAGTGTGTGAGAGCAACAAGCATACAGCCGAGTAATGTGGCAAACTGTGTTATCGTTGAAAGAACAATCACATGTGATAGCTGGGTTATTAGAAGGATCCTCAAATTCCGATAGTCCTTGGCTAAGAGCAGTTCCACTGCATGGGTCTCCAGTGGTGTTCCATGATGCCACTGCTTGTGCATTCCATTGTTGGAAGATTGAGTTCAATGCCTTTACTATACCCAAttcattaaacaattaattgaagagggaaaaaaaaaggtaaaaataaaacaatcatcgtgattatcattttatcacatctgtaattactattaaattattGGTAAATCTCCGTTTTAGTCATGTAACTTAAAAGagttataatttgatcattaacgtttataaaatcattttcttatcacctattttttaataaaagtatcaTCCAATTGTTAAGCGgcactttttaattaatataataataattttagtcttcaacttttatatttactaTATTTTCTATCAACTTGACCTTGATTCCATATAAAACTTACCAAAAACccaaattcatttaaaatttaaaaattctatattaaaactctagaaaaataaaacagaacaaaattaaaaaaagttaaatcatTACATGCTTCCTCAATATTTCTCCAAACCAAATTAATAATATCTTCAAGTGAGTTTCATATCCTTTAAGAATATCTATAGTTGATATTACATAGGCttctgatttttcttttcttttcatatgaCAAAGAAACTACGTCAAGAaacataaaaggtaaaaaatagaaaatcaatctttttacttttttgtgttttttagaGAATacataaaaggtaaaaatatagaaaatcaatatttttttttttatgtttttaggaaTGGATATTCGATATTTCTACATAGACAACAGAAAGAGAAATTTTGGAGAGTTTAAAAgcaattctccttactttctctCCTCTATCTGCTTTTAAAACTATTatctacttttatttaaattctatttttagaattttataacttttgaatagagaatttcaaattttatcatggCATATATAATCAGggttaaattaaacaaaaaatataaaaattaagtactAAAATTGTAATTCCACTTAATAGTCGGGTGAAAAAGAATAATTTCGGAAATGTTgatagttaaattataattttttttagataagtgaccaaaatgaaaacttattcataatttagtaactaatggtgtagtttaccaCAAtacagagagagagaggaaaACCTTCGGAAGGATCGGTGGTGGCGTTAGTCTGGGCAGTAATGGATTGACTGCATGAAAACAAAACCACCACCACCAAGAAGAAGAAGTAATAGAGCAAGCCTTTCCAAGAAGATTTTACTCGTGGCTTCATCCTCAACCTTAAGATTGTCttccttaattttctttttccctttcacAAATGGTTCTCATCATCGGTTATCACCACTTATATTAACAACtagtttattttaacttttcttttttcattttttttatttttttcattgacTTTTAGCTCAATTTGGGTGGGCCTGCTATAAATTTTCTGTACTATGAAGCTCATCACTCACCGACGAAAATGGCAGCAACTTTCCATTCGCTATCAAGTTGAGGGGATTCTTCCTGTcccaatattattttattattgggcTATGACTTGGATGCTATCGTCTTCGTCAAcctcaataatttttatagatgatcacttaattatttaaaaattttatttttgatatttataataaaaaatttgtaattataattactttattcttattatttcctttcaaaatttcacctaatatttaaaatttcaagtttaaacctaataaaattcaaacttCAACTGTACCCTAAACAGGTTCcaacatttatttttcaatttgcaGAGGGAATCGAGTTGAAAATTAGAGAAGAGGAAACTCATAGTGGGTAAGTTGAATAGTTGATGTGGTATAAGACTCCTTTGGATACCATTTCACCCCTAGTTAGATGGAATCAACAGTGTCTATACTTTTAAACTGTGAAGTAACTCTTTTTTTACACCTGTGATGAACTGTGGTGGGGTAACTGAATTGCTCCACACCCCTTAATTTTGGCTACTGCTTTATGCTCCAATGAGAGTAAATATATTTCGGTAGAgaattgttttacaaaaataaccttttttaaataaaataaattttattattatcttttattctCATGTTATTATTACAATTACCTTTAAATTCAAACACGTATTTCACCATTacttttattctctttactataatatttaatttcaccgCTATCATAATTAAtctcattattattgttattttaatctCTCCctattaaacctaaattaagtAATCACCAAAGCTGAAAGATTGATGTAAAGCGCCCACTGACATGTGAGATCGTGATGATGGGTATGCTAAGGATAGAGCTAATAATTAAATGGTGTTTCAGCAAAACAACATGATGAAAAGCAAAAGGTTTTAGATCAGAATGGATGGATGGCCCCTGTTGGTTTGTTGCCTATTAAAGCGGTGCTAACTTTTTAACTGATATGGCACATGAGCCAATTAAAAGAGGACGCCTGTTCCTACTGTTGACTAAATTGATCAGTGGCATCTAAGCAAATtgtccattttatttttatttcttttaacaaaattaaattaaaactaaaacttaCTTTTGTAATTTCTTCCTTTATTCTTTTCACGATGGTTGTTTTGTACTCTTCAATCTTCTCAGCCACCATCAACCGGAACCACCGCAACGGTGTCGCCTTCGAACTAAATAATGCCACTGGACAGTTGTTTACAAGTGTTGACTCATGTCAGcaaaaaaacgaaaataaagTACAGGAGTTTAATTGAACATGTGAAAGTTTAAGGGCTACATTAGAACAAACTCCTATGTACAGGGGCCATCCATGCATTAACCCTATTTTTCTTATGTAACGAAGAtatttaaagtataattttttttattttgaatgcttaaattttttttatagttaagtGAATATTGAAGTTATATAAGTCCACTCTGAAGCATCCCTTTAATTGAACACGTTTTCCTTACATTCAACAACACGTGGAAATTGGAAGCCGAACGTTGACTGACTTTAAACCCCGTACCAAATAGAGAGATGAGTTCGCAAATTTTCTCTCTACTTTTTAAAGTATGAGTGGAATTTTGTGATGAAAATGGAagggttttttataaaaatactcaaaacttttgattatttataaaaatgacttattttgaaaattgtgtatgtaaatgacttattttaaactGTAAACATTGGTGACGCCATTTTTATTGGCGTTACCACCtccaatttaaaagataatatttttttggataTTGTTGTTGCCATTGgcgttatttttttttaaataattaagaatGGGCTTTAttaataaagaacaaaaaacaaaatcaacctAGAAGAGTCCGGCCCAGAACAGATGGCCaaagttgagaaaaaaaaacaagatatTAAAAGAGAAttctggaaaaagaaaattctagaacttaaaataaaagcaCCGATTAAACGCCCaatcaaaatttattgaaaaaactGCCATTTCATCTTCCtgtcatttcatttcaattcagaCGATTTCTCTGGCAAAGCTTCTTTTGAAACGTTTCTCTTTCTTTAGTTTTGAAGCATCTCCCCCTTTCTGTTCTCATCTTCTTTCATTTTCCTAATCTGGTTCACGCAACCAGTCAATTCTTCTCTGCTCCTTTGCTTACTCAGGGACCTCTATTTCAAGGTAAACCTCCTCTTTCCTCTTTAGAGTTTCCGTTGCAAGAATGTGTGCGAGATTATTTGCAGATCTTGGTGTGTACTGAAATCTGACATTATTAAACTTACTGATTTGCTGCTGAATATCATGGATATAAACCCCTATCATCGATCTATCTTGACCTGTAGtattgcatttttttattgttgCGAGTGAATCTCCCTCAATAATGACTGATTGCCATCCCCGATCCACTCCAATTTGGACTGCTCTCCAACAAGCCACTGCTTCAACGGCAAATGCAGAGGTAATGTCTTCTTGTAACTCAGTATAAGATAGCAAAACTCTCCCTTCAGCATCTCTGGCCACAATACCTATGGCTGAGCAAGACTGACTTCCATGATATGCtccatcaaaattaatttttataaactcATGATGCGGATGTTGCCATCGTTGTTTTTCTGTGATTTATGCCGATCTCCTTCTTTCAAAATGAGTTAACTCAGTGATATAATTGTTGATGAAATTTGCGGTATCTTTGCCATTACTAAGTTTTCCTTCGTGTATTCTTCTGTTACGGTCTCCCCATATGGCCCATAAAGCGCAGCAGAATAAACGACTTCGGCAAGGATTGAGTTGTCCAAATACCCAGGTAATCCACTGAACGAAATCCATACTCTGATCAATTAGAAAACCTTGAAATGATAACACATTCCAGACCTCAATTGTGACAGGGCACTCTCGGAAAATATGGTCCAATGTTTCCGCTCGTGCTTCATATCTAGGGCATGTTGTGATGTTTAAAAGCTTTCTGTGCTGCATATTCACTTTTGTAGGCAAGAAATTCCATGATAATCTCTATATTGTAATTGCAATTTTAGCTGGTAGATTTAGGCTCCAAAGTTTTTTGTAGAATTTCCTATAGATAAGTTGTAACGCATAAGTGCTAGGATCTTCATTCGAACTCTGTAATAGTTTATAAGCACTACAGACTGTGAATTCACCCGTCAACTCACCTCCCCAGATGAGGAAATCTTCATGAGGCGTTCGTGCCAAAGGGATCCGAAGAATTCTTGCAGCGTCATCTTCTGTGAAGGTATTGTTTATCAACTCCCTCTTCTAAAGCCTGGTATCGCTATCAATTAGCTCATTAACTTTTAGATTGCGCATTAAATTATTCACTGTTGATACTCTAAAATTTACTGCCTCCGGAACCCAAGCATCATCATTAATGGATATGTTATACCCCTTACCAACTCTCCAGCATAACCCATTTTCCAATAAAGCCTTCGCTGCCCAAATACTTTTCCATACATAAGAGCCATAATTTCCCAAACGAGAATTTAAAAAATGGTCATTTGGAAAATATTTCGCTTTAAAAACATGCGTGACAAGAGCATCCTGATTATTGATAATTCTCTAACCCTGCTTAGCAAGTAAAGCAATATTAAACTTAGCCATATCTCTATATCCCAATCCGCCCTCCTCTTTAGAGCTGCACACATCTTTCCATTTGCACCAATGAATCCCTTTCGTTTTCTGACTTTTTTGCCACCAGTACCTAGCAAAAATACTTTCGAACTCCTCACATAATGATTTCGGTAGAAGAAAGCATGCCTTCGCATAAGTTGGTATAGCCTGAAGAACGGATTTTATAAAAACCTCTTTTCCCCCTTGTGATAGAAATCTTGTACTCCAATTCCCaatctttaatttaatcctaTCCTTAAGGTTCTGAAAGGATTCCTTTTTCCTCATTCCTACCATATTAGGCAATCCTAAGTACTTCTCCATATTTGTTGAGCGCCTTATTCCCAGTTCGGTTGATATAGCTGCTTTGTCCCCTTCCATCATATTGGAACTGAAAAAAACTGTAGACTTGCTAAAGTTCACACATTGGCCTGAACACCTCTCGTATTCCTTCAGAATGTCTTTCAGAGTCCTTGTTTTATCCTTTGTAGCTTCACTAAACAAGATACAATCGTCCGCAAATAATAAATGTGAGATCGCCGGGCCCCTTCTACTAGCCTTAACCCCTTTAATCAAACCTTCTGCTATTGCAGTTCTGAATAAAGACGAAAGTCCCTCACTACAgattagaaaaagaaactgacTAAGAGGGTCCCCTTGTCTGAGTCCTCTCGTAGGTTTGAAAACATTACTCCTCTTTCCATTGATATTTATCACATAAGAAACTGTAGAAATGCATCTCATGATTAGTGATATCCATTCCTCCGCAAAGCCCATTCAAAGCATTACTTCTTTCAAAAATGTCCACTTAACTCTGGCATATGCTTTCCTCATGTCAAGTTTCACTGCCATGAAtccttttttccccttttttttttgtcgaaGTGTATGCATAAGTTCATAGACAACAAAAATATTGTCAGAAATTAACCTCCCAGGAATAAACGCACTCTGAGCATTATCAATACATCCACCAATGAATTCCTGAAGATGATTAGCAATAACTTTGGCTACTATCTTATATATAATTGTGCATAAGCTGATAGACCTGAAATTAACAAGATTTGTGGGATTGGGAATCTTCGGAATAAGTACTATTTCAGTAAAGTTGAAATCGCCAAGGGTTTTTCCATCATTCAAAACTCCCAAGCAAAATTCTTCAATATCTTTACCCACAATATGCTAGTAATTCTGGAAGAAAAGTGCTAGAAAACCTTCATAACCTGGTGCTTTCATGGGACCCATACCTTTTATTGCATTGAAGATCTCTTCAGCCGTATACCGTGCAAGTAGAACTGTATTTATGTCTGGCGAGATGCTATTCTTAATACCTAATAAAAGGTGGGAAAGATCCCCTATCCCATTAGATAGAAAAAGATTCTAGAAATACTTTTGCAGCAGTCTCAATTATTTCTGTTTCTTCAACAATCTCATTTCCATCATCTGTATCCAGTCTGTGAACCGCATTAACTCGTTTTCTCATCAAAGCGAATTTGTGAAAAAATGTCGTATTCCTGTCCCCTAACTGAAGCCAGTTTGCTCTTGCTCTTTGTTCCCAATACATCTCTTCTTTATCAATTTCCAAATTTAAGTGGGTTCTCGCATTTATTAGCTGTATCATTGTATCGTTATCTCTGTCCTTTTCCAGCAGACTTTCTAGCTCCTTTGAGAATTTATGCGTTAATTCTTTCCGGGTCCTCCTTATTGATTGTGCCCATTTTGACAGACTAATCTGTAAACTTTCGAACTTTCCGACTAAAGACCCATTTAATGCCTCCCATGATTTTCTAATCTCCTCTTCAATTGATTCCTCTGCAGTCCACCATGCCTCAAACTTAAATCTTGGAGTTCTTTTTAACCTACCCCCATTTGTTGTACTAACCAAAAGAGGGCAATGATCAGAAAGTGAAGACGTTAAGTGGTGAACATTGCGACATGAGAAAGACTCCATCCATTTTTCATTTGCCACGCCACGATCCAGTCTTTCTCTAATATTCGTACTCGGTAGATTTCCTCTCTCCCACGTATACCATACTCCTGTATATCCCACATCAATAAGTTGGCATTCTCCTAGTACATCACGAAATGCTTCCATCCCTTTTTCTTCCCTTACCTGTCCtccctttttttcaaaagaatacattatttcattaaaatctccaCAAACAAGCCAATGATAGTTCTGTTCCTGCCCCAAAGTTCTTAATAAATTCCATGAGCTAGTTTTATCTTGTATATAAGGTGACCCATAAAACCCTGTGAATCTCCATTGTGTACCACCATCATCTTCGCTTATCAAAACATCAATATGATTGTTTGAGAAGGTTTTAAGACTAACCTGAGTCTGCTCTTTCCATGCTAGACAGAGTCCTCCTCACGAACCTACTGCTCCAACTTCAAAACCATTCAGAAAACCACATCTTCGTCTAATATTCTCCATGCATTtttgtaatagcccaattttaggcttagtcggaacagtggtttcgggaccacaaatccgacgaaaaaaaaatgtaatggcttgaattttcagaggtgtcggaacggtgattcgagatcactaaattcgacaaatgggtagaaaatattattaatttagtaagtataagttaaatatgaagttaggaaaatttttgaaatagtgaatagtgcactagaaataaatattaaaataattagaatcgaaatgaggtatcaagacctcgggattttaaactgagccataaatatttttataaatatttatggagtgttaaaagttagtattaaagtttcgttaagaaattttaaagttcgataattaattgaacaaaaggactaaattgtaacaaatgcaaaattttgggaaatgattaaatagcttaaatgataaaaggaagagggcttaaaagacaaatagacccaaggtcta
This genomic window from Gossypium raimondii isolate GPD5lz chromosome 10, ASM2569854v1, whole genome shotgun sequence contains:
- the LOC128033827 gene encoding uncharacterized protein LOC128033827 → MYSFEKKGGQVREEKGMEAFRDVLGECQLIDVGYTGVWYTWERGNLPSTNIRERLDRGVANEKWMESFSCRNVHHLTSSLSDHCPLLVSTTNGGRLKRTPRFKFEAWWTAEESIEEEIRKSWEALNGSLVGKFESLQISLSKWAQSIRRTRKELTHKFSKELESLLEKDRDNDTMIQLINARTHLNLEIDKEEMYWEQRARANWLQLGDRNTTFFHKFALMRKRVNAVHRLDTDDGNEIVEETEIIETAAKHIVGKDIEEFCLGVLNDGKTLGDFNFTEIVLIPKIPNPTNLVNFRSISLCTIIYKIVAKVIANHLQEFIGGCIDNAQSAFIPGRTAIAEGLIKGVKASRRGPAISHLLFADDCILFSEATKDKTRTLKDILKEYERCSGQCVNFSKSTVFFSSNMMEGDKAAISTELGIRRSTNMEKYLGLPNMVGMRKKESFQNLKDRIKLKIGNWSTRFLSQGGKEVFIKSVLQAIPTYAKACFLLPKSLCEEFESIFARYWWQKSQKTKGIHWCKWKDVCSSKEEGGLGYRDMAKFNIALLAKQG